From the Vibrio metoecus genome, one window contains:
- the pfkA gene encoding 6-phosphofructokinase — MIKKIGVLTSGGDAPGMNAAIRGVVRTALGAGLEVFGIYDGYQGLYEDRIKQLDRSSVSDVINRGGTFLGSARFPQFREVEVREKAIENLKKHGIEALVVIGGDGSYMGAKKLTEMGFPCVGLPGTIDNDIAGTDYTIGYLTALNTVIEAIDRLRDTSSSHQRISIVEIMGRHCGDLTLTSAIAGGCEYIITPETGLNMEQLISNIKDGITKGKKHAIIALTELMMDANKLAKEIEAATGRETRATVLGHIQRGGKPTAFDRVLASRMGNYAVHLLMEGHGGRCVGIQKEQLVHHDIIDAIENMKRPVRTDLYKVAEELF, encoded by the coding sequence ATGATTAAAAAAATCGGTGTTTTGACGAGTGGTGGCGATGCCCCAGGTATGAACGCGGCTATTCGTGGCGTAGTGCGTACAGCACTCGGCGCAGGTCTAGAAGTGTTTGGTATTTATGACGGTTACCAAGGCCTGTATGAAGATCGTATCAAGCAGCTAGACCGTTCAAGCGTGTCTGACGTGATCAACCGCGGCGGTACTTTTTTAGGCTCTGCACGTTTCCCACAATTTCGCGAAGTAGAAGTTCGTGAGAAAGCGATTGAAAACCTGAAAAAGCACGGCATTGAAGCCTTAGTGGTTATCGGCGGTGACGGCTCTTACATGGGCGCCAAAAAACTGACCGAAATGGGCTTTCCCTGTGTCGGTCTGCCAGGCACTATCGATAACGACATCGCAGGTACCGATTACACCATCGGCTATTTGACGGCATTGAACACCGTTATTGAAGCGATTGACCGTCTGCGTGATACCTCTTCTTCACACCAACGTATCTCTATTGTTGAAATCATGGGCCGTCACTGTGGTGACCTGACTCTGACTTCTGCGATTGCGGGTGGCTGTGAATACATCATCACGCCAGAAACTGGTCTGAACATGGAACAGTTGATCTCTAACATCAAAGACGGCATCACCAAAGGTAAGAAGCATGCGATCATCGCGCTGACTGAGCTGATGATGGATGCTAACAAGCTGGCGAAAGAGATTGAAGCAGCAACAGGCCGTGAAACTCGCGCAACCGTATTAGGTCACATCCAACGTGGTGGTAAACCTACGGCATTTGACCGTGTACTCGCCTCACGCATGGGTAACTATGCGGTGCACCTCCTGATGGAAGGTCACGGTGGTCGTTGTGTTGGTATCCAGAAAGAGCAACTGGTTCATCACGACATCATTGATGCGATTGAGAACATGAAGCGTCCAGTTCGCACAGACCTGTACAAAGTCGCAGAAGAGCTATTCTAA
- the glpX gene encoding class II fructose-bisphosphatase: MKRDLAMAFSRVTEGAALAGYKWLGRGDKNAADGAAVEVMRALLNQTEISGEIVIGEGEIDEAPMLYIGEQVGLGGDAVDIAVDPIEGTRMTAMGQSNALAVLAAGEKGSFLKAPDMYMEKLVVGPGAKGCIDLHLPLKDNLRNVAKALGKALTDLVVITLAKPRHDNVIAEMQQMGVRVFAVPDGDVAASILTCMPDSEVDMMYCIGGAPEGVVSAAVIRALDGDMQGRLLPRHQVKGDTEDNRIWGAKELERCQQMGVEANKVLKMEDMARSDNVIFAATGITKGDLLDGISRKGNIATTETLLIRGRCRTIRRIRSIHYLERKDQQVRDIIL, translated from the coding sequence ATGAAACGCGATTTAGCAATGGCTTTTTCCCGAGTCACTGAAGGTGCCGCACTGGCAGGCTATAAATGGTTGGGACGTGGCGACAAAAATGCCGCCGATGGTGCTGCGGTGGAAGTGATGCGTGCCCTGCTCAATCAAACCGAAATCAGCGGCGAAATCGTGATTGGTGAAGGTGAAATCGATGAAGCGCCAATGCTTTACATTGGTGAGCAAGTTGGCTTAGGTGGCGATGCGGTAGACATTGCGGTTGACCCGATCGAAGGCACGCGCATGACCGCCATGGGACAATCGAATGCGTTAGCAGTGCTGGCCGCGGGCGAAAAAGGTAGCTTCCTGAAAGCGCCTGATATGTACATGGAAAAATTAGTGGTTGGCCCTGGTGCAAAAGGCTGTATCGATCTGCATTTGCCACTGAAAGATAACCTGCGCAATGTCGCCAAAGCACTTGGTAAGGCATTAACCGATTTAGTGGTGATTACACTTGCCAAACCACGCCACGATAACGTCATCGCCGAGATGCAACAAATGGGCGTGCGTGTGTTTGCGGTGCCAGATGGCGATGTGGCAGCTTCGATTCTGACCTGTATGCCCGATAGTGAAGTAGACATGATGTACTGCATTGGCGGCGCGCCAGAAGGTGTGGTGTCTGCAGCGGTGATCCGCGCACTGGATGGTGATATGCAAGGCCGCCTGCTGCCTCGTCACCAAGTCAAAGGTGATACGGAAGATAACCGTATTTGGGGTGCCAAAGAGCTTGAACGTTGCCAACAAATGGGCGTTGAAGCGAACAAAGTGCTGAAGATGGAAGACATGGCACGCAGTGATAACGTCATTTTCGCGGCAACCGGTATTACTAAAGGCGATTTGCTCGATGGCATCAGCCGCAAAGGTAATATCGCAACGACAGAAACTCTGCTGATCCGTGGTCGCTGCCGCACCATTCGTCGTATCCGCTCAATTCACTATCTGGAGCGTAAAGACCAACAAGTGCGCGACATCATTCTTTAA